A portion of the Gossypium arboreum isolate Shixiya-1 chromosome 8, ASM2569848v2, whole genome shotgun sequence genome contains these proteins:
- the LOC108468470 gene encoding uncharacterized protein LOC108468470 isoform X2, with translation MVLLITADSLRVHGVAIPTIVGIHNVLKHIGAQKGGKAHVLWINLREEPVVYINGRPFVLRDVERPFSNLEYTGINRDRVEQMEARLKEDILLEAARYGNKILVTDELPDGQMVDQWERVSCDSVKTPLEVYEELQVEGYLVDYERVPITDEKSPKELDFDIVVNKISQADISTEVVFNCQMGRGRTTTGMVIATLAYLNRIGASGIPRNDSIGRVSDYASNVTDNLPNSEDAIRRGEYAVIRSLIRVLEGGVEGKRQVDKVIDKCASMQNLREAIATYRNSILRQPDEMKREAALSFFVEYLERYYFLICFAVYIHSERAALRSISSGNTSFADWMKARPELYSIIRRLLRRDPMGALGYASLKPSLTKSVESADRRPHEVGLVAAMRSGEVLGSQTVLKSDHCPGCQNVSLPERVEGAPNFREVPGFPVFGVANPTIDGIRSVLQRIGSSKGGRPVFWHNMREEPVVYINGKPFVLREVERPYKNMLEYSGIDRERVERMEARLKEDILREAESYEGAIMVIHETKDGQIFDAWEHVNSDSIQTPLEVFKSLEGDGFPIKYARVPITDGKAPKSSDFDRLAANIASASKDTAFVFNCQMGRGRTTTGTVIACLVKLRIDYGRPIKVLPGDINHEQADGSSSSGEESGSDATRLTSSTVKVRTKNEQGRAFGIDDILLLWKITRLFDNGVECREVLDAIIDRCSALQNIRQAVLHYRKVFNQQHIEPRVRRVALNRGAEYLERYFRLIAFAAYLGSEAFDSFCGQGECKMSFKNWLHQRPEVQAMKWSIRLRPGRFFTVPEELRAPHELQHGDAVMEAIVKTRNGSVLGKGSILKMYFFPGQRTSSHIQIHGAPHVFKVDGYPVYSMATPTITGAKEMLAFLGARSIAGVAGQKVVVTDLREEAVVYINGTPFVLRELNKPVNTLKHVGITGPVVEHMEARLKEDILSEVRQSGGRMLLHREEFSPSSNQSSVVGYWENIFTDDVKTAAELYAALKDEGYNIEYRRIPLTREREALASDVDEIQNCQDDSSGCYLYVSHTGFGGVAYAMAIICCRLDAEVNFGTSNAQSLGDAHLHSTSEENLPSWTSEEKARRMGDYRDILSLTRVLMHGPKSKANVDTIIERCAGAGHLRDDILHYSKELEKVPSNDDENRAYIMDMGVKAMRRYFFLITFRSYLYSTSPIKMKFTTWMDARPELGHLCNNLRIDK, from the exons GCTGATTCATTGCGTGTTCATGGTGTTGCAATTCCAACAATTGTTGGAATACACAATGTTCTTAAGCATATTGGAGCCCAAAAGGGTGGGAAAGCACATGTTCTTTGGATTAATCTTCGGGAGGAACCG GTTGTGTATATTAATGGACGTCCCTTTGTTTTACGTGATGTGGAAAGGCCTTTCTCCAACCTTGAATATACG GGAATCAATAGGGACAGAGTTGAGCAAATGGAAGCTCGATTAAAGGAAGATATCCTGTTGGAAGCTGCTAG ATATGGAAATAAGATCCTTGTCACTGATGAACTGCCAGATGGTCAGATGGTGGACCAGTGGGAACGAGTATCCTGTGATTCTGTGAAGACACCTTTGGAG GTTTATGAAGAATTGCAAGTCGAAGGGTACTTGGTTGACTATGAGCGTGTGCCTATAACAGATGAAAAGTCACCAAAGGAGCTGGATTTTGATATTGTG GTTAATAAAATTTCTCAAGCTGACATAAGCACAGAGGTTGTTTTTAATTGTCAAATGGGACGAGGAAGAACAACTACTGGCATGGTGATTGCTACTTTGGCTTATCTCAACAGAATTGGAGCGTCTG GCATTCCAAGGAATGACTCAATAGGGAGAGTTTCTGACTATGCTTCTAATGTCACTGACAATCTGCCCAATTCTGAGGATGCAATTCGTAGAGGAGAATATGCAGTCATAAGAAGCCTGATTCGGGTCCTAGAG GGTGGTGTTGAAGGGAAAAGGCAAGTGGACAAGGTCATTGACAAATGCGCGTCCATGCAG AACTTAAGAGAAGCAATTGCCACTTATCGCAATAGTATCCTTCGTCAGCCAGATGAGATGAAGAGGGAAGCAGCACTTTCGTTTTTTGTGGAGTACTTGGAGAGATATTACTTTCTAATATGCTTTGCTGTATACATCCACTCAGAGAGGGCAGCTCTCCGTTCTATTTCCTCTGGTAATACAAGTTTTGCTGACTGGATGAAGGCAAGGCCAGAGCTATATAGCATTATTCGCAG GTTGCTTCGGAGGGATCCAATGGGTGCACTTGGATATGCAAGTCTGAAGCCATCTTTGACAAAGAGTGTTGAATCTGCTGATCGTCGCCCTCATGAAGTGGGTTTAGTTGCTGCTATGAGGAGCGGAGAGGTTCTTGGCAGCCAGACTGTCCTAAAAAGTGACCACTGTCCTGGTTGTCAAAATGTAAGCTTACCAGAGAGAGTAGAGGGTGCTCCTAACTTCAGAGAGGTTCCTGGGTTTCCTGTTTTTGGAGTCGCAAATCCAACTATCGATGGAATTCGATCTGTCCTTCAAAGGATTGGCAGCTCCAAAGGTGGTCGTCCAGTTTTTTGGCACAATATGCGGGAAGAACCTGTCGTTTACATTAATGGAAAGCCATTTGTTCTCCGTGAGGTTGAAAGACCCTACAAAAACATGTTGGAGTACTCG GGAATTGATCGTGAAAGAGTGGAGAGAATGGAAGCGCGGTTGAAGGAAGATATCCTGCGAGAAGCTGAAAGCTATGAGGGTGCTATAATGGTCATTCATGAAACAAAGGATGGTCAAATATTTGATGCTTGGGAACATGTCAACTCTGATTCTATACAAACTCCACTAGAAGTTTTTAAAAGCTTAGAGGGTGATGGTTTTCCCATTAAATATGCTCGTGTGCCCATTACTGATGGGAAAGCTCCCAAAAGTTCCGACTTTGATAGACTAGCTGCAAACATTGCTTCTGCTTCCAAGGATACTGCTTTTGTGTTCAATTGTCAg ATGGGCAGAGGGAGGACAACAACTGGTACTGTTATAGCTTGCCTTGTGAAGCTCCGTATTGATTATGGGAGACCAATTAAAGTTCTGCCTGGTGATATTAACCATGAACAGGCAGATGGGAGCTCCTCTAGTGGTGAAGAAAGTGGAAGTGATGCAACTAGATTGACTTCTAGCACTGTTAAAGTGAGAACTAAAAATGAGCAAGGCCGTGCATTTGGCATTGATGATATCCTACTTTTGTGGAAGATAACGAGATTATTTGATAATGGGGTGGAGTGCCGTGAGGTCCTAGATGCTATTATTGATAGATGTTCAGCACTGCAGAACATACGGCAAGCAGTTCTGCACTATAGGAAGGTGTTCAACCAACAGCATATTGAGCCAAGGGTGAGGAGAGTAGCTCTGAACCGTGGAGCCGAGTACTTGGAGCGGTACTTTCGCTTAATTGCTTTTGCTGCATATCTTGGCAGTGAAGCATTTGACAGTTTTTGCGGACAAGGAGAATGTAAGATGTCATTTAAGAATTGGTTGCATCAGAGACCAGAGGTTCAAGCAATGAAATGGAGTATAAGATTAAGGCCTGGGCGATTTTTCACCGTTCCT GAGGAGTTAAGAGCACCACATGAACTGCAACATGGAGATGCTGTTATGGAAGCCATTGTAAAGACACGGAATGGTTCTGTTTTGGGAAAAGGCTCTATACTTAAAATGTACTTCTTTCCTGGTCAGAGAACTTCCAGCCACATCCAAATACATGGTGCACCACATGTCTTTAAG GTGGATGGATACCCTGTTTATAGCATGGCAACTCCAACAATTACTGGTGCCAAAGAGATGCTAGCATTTCTAGGTGCCAGGTCCATTGCAGGAGTTGCCGGTCAGAAAGTGGTGGTAACTGATCTTAGAGAAGAAGCAGTTGTGTACATTAATGGCACGCCATTTGTACTGAGGGAGTTAAATAAGCCTGTTAATACCCTAAAGCATGTCGGAATTACTGGACCTGTG GTGGAACACATGGAGGCACGGCTAAAGGAAGATATATTGTCAGAGGTTAGACAGTCTGGTGGTCGAATGCTTTTACATCGTGAAGAATTTAGTCCATCATCAAATCAGTCCAGTGTTGTGGGATACTGGGAAAACATTTTTACTGATGATGTGAAAACAGCTGCTGAACTATATGCTGCTCTAAAAGATGAGGGGTATAATATAGAATATAGGAGGATTCCATTAACTAGAGAGAGGGAGGCTTTAGCTTCTGATGTGGATGAAATCCAGAACTGTCAAGATGA CTCCTCAGGGTGTTACCTTTATGTATCACACACTGGATTTGGAGGAGTTGCATACGCAATGGCAATCATTTGCTGCAGACTTGATGCAGAGGTGAACTTTGGAACATCCAATGCACAATCATTGGGTGATGCACATCTACATTCTACATCTGAAGAAAACTTGCCATCCTGGACTTCTGAAGAAAAAGCACGAAGGATGGGTGATTACCGTGACATTCTAAGCCTTACAAGGGTTCTCATGCATGGTCCCAAAAGCAAAGCAAATGTTGATACTATTATTGAAAG GTGTGCTGGTGCAGGGCATTTACGAGATGATATCCTCCATTATAGTAAGGAACTGGAGAAGGTCCCAAGCAATGATGATGAGAACCGAGCATACATTATGGATATGGGCGTTAAGGCTATGAG GCGTTATTTCTTCCTCATCACGTTCCGATCTTACCTATACAGTACATCTCCAATTAAGATGAAATTCACAACTTGGATGGATGCAAGGCCTGAATTAGGACATCTCTGTAATAATCTTAGAATTGATAAATAG
- the LOC108468470 gene encoding uncharacterized protein LOC108468470 isoform X3, translated as MADSLRVHGVAIPTIVGIHNVLKHIGAQKGGKAHVLWINLREEPVVYINGRPFVLRDVERPFSNLEYTGINRDRVEQMEARLKEDILLEAARYGNKILVTDELPDGQMVDQWERVSCDSVKTPLEVYEELQVEGYLVDYERVPITDEKSPKELDFDIVVNKISQADISTEVVFNCQMGRGRTTTGMVIATLAYLNRIGASGIPRNDSIGRVSDYASNVTDNLPNSEDAIRRGEYAVIRSLIRVLEGGVEGKRQVDKVIDKCASMQNLREAIATYRNSILRQPDEMKREAALSFFVEYLERYYFLICFAVYIHSERAALRSISSGNTSFADWMKARPELYSIIRRLLRRDPMGALGYASLKPSLTKSVESADRRPHEVGLVAAMRSGEVLGSQTVLKSDHCPGCQNVSLPERVEGAPNFREVPGFPVFGVANPTIDGIRSVLQRIGSSKGGRPVFWHNMREEPVVYINGKPFVLREVERPYKNMLEYSGIDRERVERMEARLKEDILREAESYEGAIMVIHETKDGQIFDAWEHVNSDSIQTPLEVFKSLEGDGFPIKYARVPITDGKAPKSSDFDRLAANIASASKDTAFVFNCQMGRGRTTTGTVIACLVKLRIDYGRPIKVLPGDINHEQADGSSSSGEESGSDATRLTSSTVKVRTKNEQGRAFGIDDILLLWKITRLFDNGVECREVLDAIIDRCSALQNIRQAVLHYRKVFNQQHIEPRVRRVALNRGAEYLERYFRLIAFAAYLGSEAFDSFCGQGECKMSFKNWLHQRPEVQAMKWSIRLRPGRFFTVPEELRAPHELQHGDAVMEAIVKTRNGSVLGKGSILKMYFFPGQRTSSHIQIHGAPHVFKVDGYPVYSMATPTITGAKEMLAFLGARSIAGVAGQKVVVTDLREEAVVYINGTPFVLRELNKPVNTLKHVGITGPVVEHMEARLKEDILSEVRQSGGRMLLHREEFSPSSNQSSVVGYWENIFTDDVKTAAELYAALKDEGYNIEYRRIPLTREREALASDVDEIQNCQDDSSGCYLYVSHTGFGGVAYAMAIICCRLDAEVNFGTSNAQSLGDAHLHSTSEENLPSWTSEEKARRMGDYRDILSLTRVLMHGPKSKANVDTIIERCAGAGHLRDDILHYSKELEKVPSNDDENRAYIMDMGVKAMRRYFFLITFRSYLYSTSPIKMKFTTWMDARPELGHLCNNLRIDK; from the exons ATG GCTGATTCATTGCGTGTTCATGGTGTTGCAATTCCAACAATTGTTGGAATACACAATGTTCTTAAGCATATTGGAGCCCAAAAGGGTGGGAAAGCACATGTTCTTTGGATTAATCTTCGGGAGGAACCG GTTGTGTATATTAATGGACGTCCCTTTGTTTTACGTGATGTGGAAAGGCCTTTCTCCAACCTTGAATATACG GGAATCAATAGGGACAGAGTTGAGCAAATGGAAGCTCGATTAAAGGAAGATATCCTGTTGGAAGCTGCTAG ATATGGAAATAAGATCCTTGTCACTGATGAACTGCCAGATGGTCAGATGGTGGACCAGTGGGAACGAGTATCCTGTGATTCTGTGAAGACACCTTTGGAG GTTTATGAAGAATTGCAAGTCGAAGGGTACTTGGTTGACTATGAGCGTGTGCCTATAACAGATGAAAAGTCACCAAAGGAGCTGGATTTTGATATTGTG GTTAATAAAATTTCTCAAGCTGACATAAGCACAGAGGTTGTTTTTAATTGTCAAATGGGACGAGGAAGAACAACTACTGGCATGGTGATTGCTACTTTGGCTTATCTCAACAGAATTGGAGCGTCTG GCATTCCAAGGAATGACTCAATAGGGAGAGTTTCTGACTATGCTTCTAATGTCACTGACAATCTGCCCAATTCTGAGGATGCAATTCGTAGAGGAGAATATGCAGTCATAAGAAGCCTGATTCGGGTCCTAGAG GGTGGTGTTGAAGGGAAAAGGCAAGTGGACAAGGTCATTGACAAATGCGCGTCCATGCAG AACTTAAGAGAAGCAATTGCCACTTATCGCAATAGTATCCTTCGTCAGCCAGATGAGATGAAGAGGGAAGCAGCACTTTCGTTTTTTGTGGAGTACTTGGAGAGATATTACTTTCTAATATGCTTTGCTGTATACATCCACTCAGAGAGGGCAGCTCTCCGTTCTATTTCCTCTGGTAATACAAGTTTTGCTGACTGGATGAAGGCAAGGCCAGAGCTATATAGCATTATTCGCAG GTTGCTTCGGAGGGATCCAATGGGTGCACTTGGATATGCAAGTCTGAAGCCATCTTTGACAAAGAGTGTTGAATCTGCTGATCGTCGCCCTCATGAAGTGGGTTTAGTTGCTGCTATGAGGAGCGGAGAGGTTCTTGGCAGCCAGACTGTCCTAAAAAGTGACCACTGTCCTGGTTGTCAAAATGTAAGCTTACCAGAGAGAGTAGAGGGTGCTCCTAACTTCAGAGAGGTTCCTGGGTTTCCTGTTTTTGGAGTCGCAAATCCAACTATCGATGGAATTCGATCTGTCCTTCAAAGGATTGGCAGCTCCAAAGGTGGTCGTCCAGTTTTTTGGCACAATATGCGGGAAGAACCTGTCGTTTACATTAATGGAAAGCCATTTGTTCTCCGTGAGGTTGAAAGACCCTACAAAAACATGTTGGAGTACTCG GGAATTGATCGTGAAAGAGTGGAGAGAATGGAAGCGCGGTTGAAGGAAGATATCCTGCGAGAAGCTGAAAGCTATGAGGGTGCTATAATGGTCATTCATGAAACAAAGGATGGTCAAATATTTGATGCTTGGGAACATGTCAACTCTGATTCTATACAAACTCCACTAGAAGTTTTTAAAAGCTTAGAGGGTGATGGTTTTCCCATTAAATATGCTCGTGTGCCCATTACTGATGGGAAAGCTCCCAAAAGTTCCGACTTTGATAGACTAGCTGCAAACATTGCTTCTGCTTCCAAGGATACTGCTTTTGTGTTCAATTGTCAg ATGGGCAGAGGGAGGACAACAACTGGTACTGTTATAGCTTGCCTTGTGAAGCTCCGTATTGATTATGGGAGACCAATTAAAGTTCTGCCTGGTGATATTAACCATGAACAGGCAGATGGGAGCTCCTCTAGTGGTGAAGAAAGTGGAAGTGATGCAACTAGATTGACTTCTAGCACTGTTAAAGTGAGAACTAAAAATGAGCAAGGCCGTGCATTTGGCATTGATGATATCCTACTTTTGTGGAAGATAACGAGATTATTTGATAATGGGGTGGAGTGCCGTGAGGTCCTAGATGCTATTATTGATAGATGTTCAGCACTGCAGAACATACGGCAAGCAGTTCTGCACTATAGGAAGGTGTTCAACCAACAGCATATTGAGCCAAGGGTGAGGAGAGTAGCTCTGAACCGTGGAGCCGAGTACTTGGAGCGGTACTTTCGCTTAATTGCTTTTGCTGCATATCTTGGCAGTGAAGCATTTGACAGTTTTTGCGGACAAGGAGAATGTAAGATGTCATTTAAGAATTGGTTGCATCAGAGACCAGAGGTTCAAGCAATGAAATGGAGTATAAGATTAAGGCCTGGGCGATTTTTCACCGTTCCT GAGGAGTTAAGAGCACCACATGAACTGCAACATGGAGATGCTGTTATGGAAGCCATTGTAAAGACACGGAATGGTTCTGTTTTGGGAAAAGGCTCTATACTTAAAATGTACTTCTTTCCTGGTCAGAGAACTTCCAGCCACATCCAAATACATGGTGCACCACATGTCTTTAAG GTGGATGGATACCCTGTTTATAGCATGGCAACTCCAACAATTACTGGTGCCAAAGAGATGCTAGCATTTCTAGGTGCCAGGTCCATTGCAGGAGTTGCCGGTCAGAAAGTGGTGGTAACTGATCTTAGAGAAGAAGCAGTTGTGTACATTAATGGCACGCCATTTGTACTGAGGGAGTTAAATAAGCCTGTTAATACCCTAAAGCATGTCGGAATTACTGGACCTGTG GTGGAACACATGGAGGCACGGCTAAAGGAAGATATATTGTCAGAGGTTAGACAGTCTGGTGGTCGAATGCTTTTACATCGTGAAGAATTTAGTCCATCATCAAATCAGTCCAGTGTTGTGGGATACTGGGAAAACATTTTTACTGATGATGTGAAAACAGCTGCTGAACTATATGCTGCTCTAAAAGATGAGGGGTATAATATAGAATATAGGAGGATTCCATTAACTAGAGAGAGGGAGGCTTTAGCTTCTGATGTGGATGAAATCCAGAACTGTCAAGATGA CTCCTCAGGGTGTTACCTTTATGTATCACACACTGGATTTGGAGGAGTTGCATACGCAATGGCAATCATTTGCTGCAGACTTGATGCAGAGGTGAACTTTGGAACATCCAATGCACAATCATTGGGTGATGCACATCTACATTCTACATCTGAAGAAAACTTGCCATCCTGGACTTCTGAAGAAAAAGCACGAAGGATGGGTGATTACCGTGACATTCTAAGCCTTACAAGGGTTCTCATGCATGGTCCCAAAAGCAAAGCAAATGTTGATACTATTATTGAAAG GTGTGCTGGTGCAGGGCATTTACGAGATGATATCCTCCATTATAGTAAGGAACTGGAGAAGGTCCCAAGCAATGATGATGAGAACCGAGCATACATTATGGATATGGGCGTTAAGGCTATGAG GCGTTATTTCTTCCTCATCACGTTCCGATCTTACCTATACAGTACATCTCCAATTAAGATGAAATTCACAACTTGGATGGATGCAAGGCCTGAATTAGGACATCTCTGTAATAATCTTAGAATTGATAAATAG
- the LOC108468470 gene encoding uncharacterized protein LOC108468470 isoform X1 produces the protein MSIPKELEQVMKLRGGSVLGKKTILKSDHFPGCQNKRLSPQIDGAPNYRQADSLRVHGVAIPTIVGIHNVLKHIGAQKGGKAHVLWINLREEPVVYINGRPFVLRDVERPFSNLEYTGINRDRVEQMEARLKEDILLEAARYGNKILVTDELPDGQMVDQWERVSCDSVKTPLEVYEELQVEGYLVDYERVPITDEKSPKELDFDIVVNKISQADISTEVVFNCQMGRGRTTTGMVIATLAYLNRIGASGIPRNDSIGRVSDYASNVTDNLPNSEDAIRRGEYAVIRSLIRVLEGGVEGKRQVDKVIDKCASMQNLREAIATYRNSILRQPDEMKREAALSFFVEYLERYYFLICFAVYIHSERAALRSISSGNTSFADWMKARPELYSIIRRLLRRDPMGALGYASLKPSLTKSVESADRRPHEVGLVAAMRSGEVLGSQTVLKSDHCPGCQNVSLPERVEGAPNFREVPGFPVFGVANPTIDGIRSVLQRIGSSKGGRPVFWHNMREEPVVYINGKPFVLREVERPYKNMLEYSGIDRERVERMEARLKEDILREAESYEGAIMVIHETKDGQIFDAWEHVNSDSIQTPLEVFKSLEGDGFPIKYARVPITDGKAPKSSDFDRLAANIASASKDTAFVFNCQMGRGRTTTGTVIACLVKLRIDYGRPIKVLPGDINHEQADGSSSSGEESGSDATRLTSSTVKVRTKNEQGRAFGIDDILLLWKITRLFDNGVECREVLDAIIDRCSALQNIRQAVLHYRKVFNQQHIEPRVRRVALNRGAEYLERYFRLIAFAAYLGSEAFDSFCGQGECKMSFKNWLHQRPEVQAMKWSIRLRPGRFFTVPEELRAPHELQHGDAVMEAIVKTRNGSVLGKGSILKMYFFPGQRTSSHIQIHGAPHVFKVDGYPVYSMATPTITGAKEMLAFLGARSIAGVAGQKVVVTDLREEAVVYINGTPFVLRELNKPVNTLKHVGITGPVVEHMEARLKEDILSEVRQSGGRMLLHREEFSPSSNQSSVVGYWENIFTDDVKTAAELYAALKDEGYNIEYRRIPLTREREALASDVDEIQNCQDDSSGCYLYVSHTGFGGVAYAMAIICCRLDAEVNFGTSNAQSLGDAHLHSTSEENLPSWTSEEKARRMGDYRDILSLTRVLMHGPKSKANVDTIIERCAGAGHLRDDILHYSKELEKVPSNDDENRAYIMDMGVKAMRRYFFLITFRSYLYSTSPIKMKFTTWMDARPELGHLCNNLRIDK, from the exons GCTGATTCATTGCGTGTTCATGGTGTTGCAATTCCAACAATTGTTGGAATACACAATGTTCTTAAGCATATTGGAGCCCAAAAGGGTGGGAAAGCACATGTTCTTTGGATTAATCTTCGGGAGGAACCG GTTGTGTATATTAATGGACGTCCCTTTGTTTTACGTGATGTGGAAAGGCCTTTCTCCAACCTTGAATATACG GGAATCAATAGGGACAGAGTTGAGCAAATGGAAGCTCGATTAAAGGAAGATATCCTGTTGGAAGCTGCTAG ATATGGAAATAAGATCCTTGTCACTGATGAACTGCCAGATGGTCAGATGGTGGACCAGTGGGAACGAGTATCCTGTGATTCTGTGAAGACACCTTTGGAG GTTTATGAAGAATTGCAAGTCGAAGGGTACTTGGTTGACTATGAGCGTGTGCCTATAACAGATGAAAAGTCACCAAAGGAGCTGGATTTTGATATTGTG GTTAATAAAATTTCTCAAGCTGACATAAGCACAGAGGTTGTTTTTAATTGTCAAATGGGACGAGGAAGAACAACTACTGGCATGGTGATTGCTACTTTGGCTTATCTCAACAGAATTGGAGCGTCTG GCATTCCAAGGAATGACTCAATAGGGAGAGTTTCTGACTATGCTTCTAATGTCACTGACAATCTGCCCAATTCTGAGGATGCAATTCGTAGAGGAGAATATGCAGTCATAAGAAGCCTGATTCGGGTCCTAGAG GGTGGTGTTGAAGGGAAAAGGCAAGTGGACAAGGTCATTGACAAATGCGCGTCCATGCAG AACTTAAGAGAAGCAATTGCCACTTATCGCAATAGTATCCTTCGTCAGCCAGATGAGATGAAGAGGGAAGCAGCACTTTCGTTTTTTGTGGAGTACTTGGAGAGATATTACTTTCTAATATGCTTTGCTGTATACATCCACTCAGAGAGGGCAGCTCTCCGTTCTATTTCCTCTGGTAATACAAGTTTTGCTGACTGGATGAAGGCAAGGCCAGAGCTATATAGCATTATTCGCAG GTTGCTTCGGAGGGATCCAATGGGTGCACTTGGATATGCAAGTCTGAAGCCATCTTTGACAAAGAGTGTTGAATCTGCTGATCGTCGCCCTCATGAAGTGGGTTTAGTTGCTGCTATGAGGAGCGGAGAGGTTCTTGGCAGCCAGACTGTCCTAAAAAGTGACCACTGTCCTGGTTGTCAAAATGTAAGCTTACCAGAGAGAGTAGAGGGTGCTCCTAACTTCAGAGAGGTTCCTGGGTTTCCTGTTTTTGGAGTCGCAAATCCAACTATCGATGGAATTCGATCTGTCCTTCAAAGGATTGGCAGCTCCAAAGGTGGTCGTCCAGTTTTTTGGCACAATATGCGGGAAGAACCTGTCGTTTACATTAATGGAAAGCCATTTGTTCTCCGTGAGGTTGAAAGACCCTACAAAAACATGTTGGAGTACTCG GGAATTGATCGTGAAAGAGTGGAGAGAATGGAAGCGCGGTTGAAGGAAGATATCCTGCGAGAAGCTGAAAGCTATGAGGGTGCTATAATGGTCATTCATGAAACAAAGGATGGTCAAATATTTGATGCTTGGGAACATGTCAACTCTGATTCTATACAAACTCCACTAGAAGTTTTTAAAAGCTTAGAGGGTGATGGTTTTCCCATTAAATATGCTCGTGTGCCCATTACTGATGGGAAAGCTCCCAAAAGTTCCGACTTTGATAGACTAGCTGCAAACATTGCTTCTGCTTCCAAGGATACTGCTTTTGTGTTCAATTGTCAg ATGGGCAGAGGGAGGACAACAACTGGTACTGTTATAGCTTGCCTTGTGAAGCTCCGTATTGATTATGGGAGACCAATTAAAGTTCTGCCTGGTGATATTAACCATGAACAGGCAGATGGGAGCTCCTCTAGTGGTGAAGAAAGTGGAAGTGATGCAACTAGATTGACTTCTAGCACTGTTAAAGTGAGAACTAAAAATGAGCAAGGCCGTGCATTTGGCATTGATGATATCCTACTTTTGTGGAAGATAACGAGATTATTTGATAATGGGGTGGAGTGCCGTGAGGTCCTAGATGCTATTATTGATAGATGTTCAGCACTGCAGAACATACGGCAAGCAGTTCTGCACTATAGGAAGGTGTTCAACCAACAGCATATTGAGCCAAGGGTGAGGAGAGTAGCTCTGAACCGTGGAGCCGAGTACTTGGAGCGGTACTTTCGCTTAATTGCTTTTGCTGCATATCTTGGCAGTGAAGCATTTGACAGTTTTTGCGGACAAGGAGAATGTAAGATGTCATTTAAGAATTGGTTGCATCAGAGACCAGAGGTTCAAGCAATGAAATGGAGTATAAGATTAAGGCCTGGGCGATTTTTCACCGTTCCT GAGGAGTTAAGAGCACCACATGAACTGCAACATGGAGATGCTGTTATGGAAGCCATTGTAAAGACACGGAATGGTTCTGTTTTGGGAAAAGGCTCTATACTTAAAATGTACTTCTTTCCTGGTCAGAGAACTTCCAGCCACATCCAAATACATGGTGCACCACATGTCTTTAAG GTGGATGGATACCCTGTTTATAGCATGGCAACTCCAACAATTACTGGTGCCAAAGAGATGCTAGCATTTCTAGGTGCCAGGTCCATTGCAGGAGTTGCCGGTCAGAAAGTGGTGGTAACTGATCTTAGAGAAGAAGCAGTTGTGTACATTAATGGCACGCCATTTGTACTGAGGGAGTTAAATAAGCCTGTTAATACCCTAAAGCATGTCGGAATTACTGGACCTGTG GTGGAACACATGGAGGCACGGCTAAAGGAAGATATATTGTCAGAGGTTAGACAGTCTGGTGGTCGAATGCTTTTACATCGTGAAGAATTTAGTCCATCATCAAATCAGTCCAGTGTTGTGGGATACTGGGAAAACATTTTTACTGATGATGTGAAAACAGCTGCTGAACTATATGCTGCTCTAAAAGATGAGGGGTATAATATAGAATATAGGAGGATTCCATTAACTAGAGAGAGGGAGGCTTTAGCTTCTGATGTGGATGAAATCCAGAACTGTCAAGATGA CTCCTCAGGGTGTTACCTTTATGTATCACACACTGGATTTGGAGGAGTTGCATACGCAATGGCAATCATTTGCTGCAGACTTGATGCAGAGGTGAACTTTGGAACATCCAATGCACAATCATTGGGTGATGCACATCTACATTCTACATCTGAAGAAAACTTGCCATCCTGGACTTCTGAAGAAAAAGCACGAAGGATGGGTGATTACCGTGACATTCTAAGCCTTACAAGGGTTCTCATGCATGGTCCCAAAAGCAAAGCAAATGTTGATACTATTATTGAAAG GTGTGCTGGTGCAGGGCATTTACGAGATGATATCCTCCATTATAGTAAGGAACTGGAGAAGGTCCCAAGCAATGATGATGAGAACCGAGCATACATTATGGATATGGGCGTTAAGGCTATGAG GCGTTATTTCTTCCTCATCACGTTCCGATCTTACCTATACAGTACATCTCCAATTAAGATGAAATTCACAACTTGGATGGATGCAAGGCCTGAATTAGGACATCTCTGTAATAATCTTAGAATTGATAAATAG